The proteins below come from a single Magallana gigas chromosome 10, xbMagGiga1.1, whole genome shotgun sequence genomic window:
- the LOC105319875 gene encoding 3-ketoacyl-CoA thiolase B, peroxisomal has product MERLRVTFSHLSGTGISNEASRLVTKEASTRKFSDSPDDVVIVSARRTPIAKGGRGSFKDTFTDDLLVPVFQAVLQEAKVAPADVQDICVGNVGDPRPAVSARTGQFFSGIPETTPIHSVNRQCSSGLQACMTIAGAIKTGQIDLGIGAGVESMSMHRNTSSLAPINPSVFEHDLARQVLIPMGMTSENVAEKFGITREEQDKFALLSQQRAGKAQQTGAFNKEITPVTTKVTDKDGNEHTVTVSKDEGVRPTTLEKLLKLKPAFKEGGSTTAGNSSQVSDGAAAVLMARRSEAARRGLRVFGVVRGYAVVGCPPDIMGIGPAVAIPELLKKTGLTIDDIDVFEINEAFASQAYYTVKKLGIPSEKVNPLGGAIALGHPLGCTGARQIATLLHELERRGKRAFGVVSMCMGTGMGAACLIEYPGSA; this is encoded by the exons ATGGAGAGGCTACGTGTTACTTTCAGCCATCTCTCAGGAACAGGCATAAGTAACGAGGCATCTAGATTGGTAACCAAAGAGGCCTCGACCAGAAAATTCTCTGACAGTCCAGACGACGTTGTCATTGTGTCTGCTCGCCGTACGCCGATCGCCAAAGGAGGCAGGGGTTCCTTCAag GATACGTTTACGGATGATTTGCTAGTCCCAGTGTTCCAGGCTGTTCTACAAGAGGCCAAGGTTGCTCCAGCAGATGTACAAGACATTTGTGTTG GTAATGTTGGAGATCCAAGGCCAGCTGTGTCTGCCAGAACCGGACAATTCTTCAG TGGGATTCCAGAAACTACGCCCATTCACTCTGTTAATAGACAGTGTTCCTCAGGACTGCAGGCCTGTATGACTATAGCAG GTGCCATTAAAACGGGCCAGATTGATTTAGGAATAGGAGCAGG GGTAGAATCTATGAGCATGCACAGGAATACAAGTTCCTTGGCCCCCATCAACCCCTCTGTGTTTGAACATGACCTTGCCAGACAAGTTCTCATCCCAATGGG AATGACGTCAGAGAATGTTGCAGAAAAGTTTGGAATCACAAGAGAAGAGCAGGACAAATTTGCCTTGTTGTCACAACAAAG AGCTGGCAAGGCCCAGCAGACTGGTGCGTTTAATAAGGAGATAACTCCTGTCACCACCAAAGTCACGGACAAGGATGGAAACGAGCACACAGTCACA GTGTCGAAAGATGAAGGAGTGAGACCAACAACCCTAGAAAAACTGCTGAAACTAAAGCCTGCATTCAAAGAGGGCGGGTCTACCACTGCTG GAAACTCCAGCCAAGTTAGTGATGGAGCAGCAGCGGTTCTTATGGCCCGCAGATCAGAGGCTGCCAGGAGGGGGCTGAGGGTATTCGGGGTGGTCCGGGGGTACGCTGTAGTAGGGTGCCCCCCAGACATCATGGGAATCGGACCGGCGGTGGCCATTCCAGAACTATTGAAAAAGACAG GCCTTACCATTGATGACATAGATGTTTTTGAAATCAATGAGGCATTTGCCAGCCAGGCTTATTACACAGTCAAAAAACTGGGCATTCCATCAGAGAAAGTAAATCCCCTGGGTGGAGCCATTGCTCTTGGTCATCCACTAGGATGCACAGGAGCCAGACAAATAGCGACGCTACTGCACGAGTTGGAAAGACGAGGAAAAAG GGCGTTTGGTGTTGTCTCCATGTGCATGGGGACTGGTATGGGTGCAGCCTGTTTGATTGAATACCCAGGATCAGCTTAA